Proteins encoded within one genomic window of Sphingomonas cannabina:
- a CDS encoding helix-turn-helix domain-containing protein, translating into MPGPRRRLFAGHEVRRLRARLGVSQAEVATELGISVPYLSQIETNDRPLTPPVMLALARAYPDQWGALTGIDEALLVAAAAAADDPGIADARLGEDMLRRAAEQQPELARRMVAIHAAYRRSQEQLRLLDDTVEAGAGDAARLPWEEVRDWFHTQGNYIDSLDRQAEALADESGRDLIARLEGVHGVAVETTDTGGTELRRYDPADRRLAIDRTLPPESAAFLIAHQLAQLEMREAIAETIAGSGLRFEASRQLLAIGLANYAAGALLMPYTAFRDAARALRHDVDRLRQAFGVSFEQACHRLSTLQRPGAAGIPMFFLRVDMAGNITKRHSATRLQFARFGGACPLWVVHEAVAIPDRILVQRAEMPDGTRYVSMAKGLVKPSGSYTRAPRRYAVALGCEESDAADFIYADGLESQPPTPIGISCRICPRPGCDQRAFPPAGTALDIDPDARAVVPYRFG; encoded by the coding sequence ATGCCTGGTCCCCGCCGCCGCCTGTTCGCCGGACATGAGGTGCGCCGCCTGCGCGCCCGGCTCGGCGTCAGCCAGGCCGAGGTCGCGACGGAGCTCGGCATCTCGGTGCCCTATCTCTCGCAGATCGAGACCAACGACCGGCCGCTGACGCCGCCGGTGATGCTGGCGCTCGCCCGCGCCTATCCCGACCAGTGGGGCGCGCTTACGGGCATCGACGAGGCGCTGCTGGTCGCTGCGGCCGCCGCCGCCGACGATCCCGGCATCGCCGACGCCCGGCTGGGCGAAGACATGCTCCGCCGTGCCGCCGAGCAGCAGCCCGAGCTCGCGCGGCGGATGGTGGCGATCCACGCCGCCTATCGCCGCTCGCAGGAGCAGCTCCGGCTGCTCGACGACACCGTCGAGGCCGGTGCGGGCGACGCTGCCCGCCTTCCCTGGGAGGAGGTGCGCGACTGGTTCCATACCCAGGGCAATTACATCGACTCGCTCGACCGCCAGGCCGAGGCACTTGCCGACGAGAGCGGACGCGACCTGATCGCACGGCTTGAGGGCGTGCATGGCGTCGCGGTGGAGACGACCGACACCGGCGGGACGGAACTCCGCCGCTACGATCCCGCCGACCGCCGCCTCGCCATCGACCGCACGCTGCCGCCGGAAAGCGCTGCCTTTCTGATCGCCCACCAGCTCGCCCAGCTCGAGATGCGCGAGGCGATCGCGGAGACCATCGCCGGCTCGGGCCTGCGCTTCGAAGCGTCGCGCCAGCTGCTCGCGATCGGGCTCGCCAACTATGCCGCGGGCGCGCTGCTGATGCCCTATACCGCCTTCCGCGACGCCGCCCGCGCGCTCCGTCACGACGTCGACCGGCTGCGCCAGGCGTTCGGGGTCAGCTTCGAACAGGCGTGTCACCGGCTCTCGACACTGCAACGGCCGGGCGCGGCGGGCATCCCGATGTTCTTCCTGCGCGTCGACATGGCCGGCAACATCACCAAGCGCCACTCGGCGACGCGGCTCCAGTTCGCCCGCTTCGGCGGCGCCTGCCCCTTGTGGGTGGTGCACGAGGCGGTGGCGATCCCCGACCGCATCCTCGTCCAGCGCGCCGAGATGCCCGACGGCACCCGCTACGTCTCGATGGCCAAGGGGCTGGTGAAGCCCTCGGGCAGCTACACGCGCGCGCCGCGCCGCTACGCCGTCGCGCTCGGCTGCGAGGAGAGCGATGCGGCCGACTTCATCTACGCCGACGGCCTGGAAAGCCAGCCGCCGACCCCGATCGGCATTTCCTGTCGCATCTGCCCGCGCCCGGGCTGCGACCAGCGGGCCTTCCCGCCCGCCGGCACCGCGCTCGACATCGATCCCGATGCGCGCGCGGTCGTCCCCTATCGCTTCGGATGA
- a CDS encoding TorF family putative porin, whose translation MKFHTKTAAIVAALTIATSAAAQDTDPPKPITVTGSAAIVSDYRFRGVSQSDEEIAVQAGVTVSHESGLYAGLWGSNLAGWGTFGGSNTELDLIGGFKTPIGGGATLDVGLTWYMYPGGASKTDFAEPYVKVSGTLGPVNALVGVAYAPKQQALGRWYYSGADASAGVYNDPGDKEDNLYLWGDVSSGVPGTPFTLKGHLGYSDGNPGLGPNGTSVAPTGKYLDWLLGVDAVVGPLTLGVAYVDTDISKSESAYLLPNFSSTKDGSSIASSQVVFSVSAAF comes from the coding sequence ATGAAGTTCCACACCAAGACGGCCGCCATCGTGGCGGCGTTGACGATTGCCACATCCGCTGCCGCCCAGGATACCGATCCGCCCAAGCCGATCACCGTCACCGGCAGCGCGGCGATAGTGTCCGACTATCGCTTCCGCGGCGTCTCCCAGAGTGACGAGGAGATCGCGGTGCAGGCCGGGGTCACCGTCTCCCACGAAAGCGGCCTCTATGCCGGCCTCTGGGGTTCCAACCTCGCCGGCTGGGGCACGTTCGGCGGCTCCAACACGGAGCTCGACCTGATCGGCGGCTTCAAGACCCCGATCGGCGGCGGTGCGACGCTCGACGTCGGCCTCACCTGGTACATGTACCCCGGCGGCGCCAGCAAGACCGACTTCGCCGAGCCTTACGTCAAGGTCAGCGGCACGCTCGGCCCGGTCAACGCGCTGGTCGGCGTCGCCTATGCGCCCAAGCAGCAGGCGCTCGGCCGCTGGTATTACAGCGGCGCCGATGCGTCGGCCGGCGTCTACAACGACCCGGGCGACAAGGAGGACAATCTCTATCTGTGGGGCGACGTCAGCTCGGGCGTGCCGGGGACGCCGTTCACGCTGAAGGGGCACCTCGGCTATTCGGACGGCAACCCCGGGCTCGGCCCCAACGGGACCAGCGTGGCGCCGACGGGGAAGTATCTCGACTGGCTGCTGGGGGTTGACGCCGTGGTCGGCCCGCTGACCTTGGGCGTCGCCTATGTCGACACCGACATCAGCAAGAGCGAGTCGGCCTATCTGCTGCCGAACTTCAGCTCGACCAAGGACGGCAGCTCGATCGCGTCGTCGCAGGTGGTGTTCTCGGTCAGCGCTGCCTTTTGA
- a CDS encoding phosphoribosyltransferase, giving the protein MNDFADRTEAGRLLAAKLAPMKPERPLVLALPRGGVPVAVEVASALDAEMDVLFVRKIGFPSQPEFAIAAVVDGAHPQMVRNEEVLTQLPVDEAYIERERDRELAEIERRRALYCGDRAPSEVAGRTILVVDDGVATGTSVRAALAALRRSGAGRLILAVPVISPETARELRDDGIEVIAVTEPAHFMAVGQFYRDFHQLEDGEVIALLRRNEAAPRTEHA; this is encoded by the coding sequence ATGAACGATTTCGCCGACCGCACCGAAGCCGGGCGGCTGCTTGCCGCCAAGCTCGCCCCGATGAAGCCGGAACGACCGCTGGTGCTCGCCCTGCCGCGCGGCGGGGTTCCGGTGGCGGTCGAGGTCGCATCCGCGCTCGACGCGGAGATGGACGTGCTGTTCGTGCGCAAGATCGGCTTTCCGTCCCAACCCGAGTTCGCGATCGCGGCGGTGGTCGACGGCGCCCATCCCCAGATGGTCCGCAACGAGGAGGTGCTGACGCAACTTCCGGTCGACGAAGCCTATATCGAGCGCGAACGTGACCGCGAGCTCGCCGAGATCGAGCGCCGGCGCGCGCTCTATTGCGGCGACCGGGCTCCATCGGAGGTGGCCGGACGCACGATCCTCGTCGTCGACGATGGGGTCGCGACCGGCACCAGCGTCCGCGCCGCGCTGGCGGCACTGCGGCGCAGCGGCGCCGGTCGGCTGATCCTCGCCGTCCCGGTGATCTCGCCGGAGACTGCGCGAGAGCTGCGCGACGACGGCATCGAGGTGATCGCCGTGACCGAGCCGGCTCATTTCATGGCGGTCGGCCAGTTCTACCGGGACTTTCACCAGCTCGAGGACGGGGAGGTGATCGCTCTGCTGCGCCGGAACGAGGCCGCTCCGCGGACGGAACATGCCTGA
- a CDS encoding winged helix-turn-helix domain-containing protein translates to MIARLQLHQIDSVNVLARAHYLPLFSRLGAYPRDLLDKAAWGKPRRLFEYWAHEASLLPLELHPLLRWRMARAARGENIWGGLRSFAHEKRGEAEALLGRIAAEGPLAASDIAETRGKGGWWGWSDTKQALEWLFWSGQITTATRRGSFERVYDLPERVLPASVLAQPTPDEPDAHRALLARAAAALGIATAADLRDYFRQKPNDALPRIAELVEDGTLLPVRVRGWPQQAYLHKDAKVPRRIAGGRLLAPFDPLIWERARTERLFGLRYRIEIYTPADKRVHGYYVLPFLLGDRIVARVDLKADRQAGLLIVQNAHREPGAPHETARQLMDELELMARWLGSSAVAIAGPGDMAAELQQERPTSERRSV, encoded by the coding sequence GTGATCGCGCGGCTCCAGCTCCATCAGATCGACAGCGTCAACGTGCTCGCCCGCGCGCACTATCTGCCGCTGTTCTCGCGGCTCGGCGCCTATCCGCGCGACCTGCTCGACAAGGCGGCATGGGGCAAGCCACGGCGATTGTTCGAATATTGGGCGCACGAGGCTTCGCTGCTGCCGCTCGAGCTGCATCCGCTGCTGCGCTGGCGGATGGCGCGCGCCGCGCGCGGCGAGAATATCTGGGGCGGGCTCAGGTCCTTCGCCCACGAAAAGCGCGGCGAGGCGGAGGCACTGCTGGGCCGGATCGCCGCCGAGGGACCATTGGCCGCATCGGACATCGCGGAGACGCGCGGCAAGGGCGGCTGGTGGGGCTGGAGCGACACCAAGCAGGCGCTGGAATGGCTGTTCTGGTCAGGACAGATCACCACTGCGACGCGGCGCGGCAGCTTCGAGCGCGTCTATGACCTGCCCGAACGCGTCCTTCCCGCCTCGGTGCTGGCGCAGCCCACGCCCGACGAACCCGATGCCCATCGCGCGTTGCTTGCCCGGGCGGCCGCCGCGCTCGGCATCGCGACCGCTGCCGACCTGCGCGACTATTTCCGGCAGAAGCCGAACGACGCCCTCCCGAGGATCGCGGAGCTGGTGGAGGACGGGACGCTTCTGCCGGTGCGGGTGCGCGGCTGGCCGCAGCAGGCCTATCTCCACAAGGATGCGAAAGTCCCGCGCCGGATCGCAGGCGGGCGGCTGCTGGCGCCGTTCGACCCGCTGATCTGGGAACGCGCCCGCACCGAACGGCTGTTCGGCCTCCGCTACCGCATCGAAATCTACACGCCCGCCGACAAACGGGTGCACGGCTATTATGTCCTGCCCTTCCTGCTCGGCGACCGGATCGTCGCGCGCGTGGACTTGAAGGCCGACCGTCAGGCCGGCCTTCTCATCGTCCAGAACGCGCATCGCGAGCCCGGCGCGCCCCACGAGACCGCGCGGCAACTGATGGACGAGCTCGAGCTGATGGCGCGCTGGCTGGGATCGTCCGCCGTCGCGATCGCAGGCCCGGGCGATATGGCCGCCGAGCTGCAGCAGGAACGGCCGACATCTGAACGTCGGTCGGTCTAG